DNA from Zerene cesonia ecotype Mississippi chromosome 29, Zerene_cesonia_1.1, whole genome shotgun sequence:
TTGACTTCCGAAATGATACTCACTGAAGTAACTGCCTTTGGGTGTAATATTTCTTGGGATTTAAGTAAGACATCATCaacttctttaataaaatttcgacACTCTTTTGTTCGCATTTCACAGCTTTCTTTGCTTTTGTTTATTCTATCTTcatgacattttatttcatcatttaaattattaatcgcAGAATGAATCTCATCTATATCGGTTTGAGTTACAGATTTCTGTTCAGCCTCATTGTGGCCTTTTTTTTGGTCATCTATACTTTCGTTTTCGTTATCGGTATTACTTGTTCTAAATTTATTGCGTTGCTCACTCTcctcttttaatttttggtaGGCCAGATTAgattttctagaattttctaAAGCAACGTTTACATCGTTCAAAAGCTCATGCATACTATtgagtttatttgtaatgtctTCGCGTATTAGCAGACTGAGATTTTCTGCACCATCTACAATGTTTCGAGCcaagtttttcatttcttgGAATTCCATTTCTTTGTTCTCTGTATTGTCATTATTACCAATATCAAGAATGTCTTCTAAGGCGTAATGCAATGTTTCTTCCATCGTTTCATCAAATTTCGTTTTGTTTTGATCCCTACTGACTGTGACGTCTTCTATAACATTTGCACATTCGATTTTAATCTGAGAAGGCTCTTCAATATTCACCTTATTCTCTTCTTTATTTTGacatgatttatttgtatcaaaCATAGAGTTTATATCGCGTAAGGCCTTTTCGgtgtcttttaatttttcctcAAAAGTTCTTGGAAAAACATCTTCAAAATTAACTATTTCTTCGtcaactttttttgttttcaccTTTGTGATATTTTTCGGTTTACAACTTAGATCGGGTTTAACAGGATTATCCACTAAAGAAATGTTCATTGCTTCATTAATCATGTAAGTTTCTTTGACTTCATCGAACACAGTTGGTCTTATTTGACCCTTTATAAGATGGGACGAGGATTCCTTTAAGATGGCATCTTCTGTAACGATAAGTTTACGTTCTTTgctaacatttttcatttgttctGGATCTTCATATTTGTCAGCCAACTTCTGTAGCATGTTCCTGGTCTCGTTAAAACGAGTCTCGTACGATTTATTGGTAATTTCTGTAACAACTTTGTCAATCGTCTGAAATTCTCGCTCATCGCTACTAGATTCTTGACTCTCACCATCACTATCAACAACTTTATCTTTAATCGTACCGTCTTTTGCTGAAAAATCATCGGCTGACTTAAACAAGGCTtgcatgtttttatatttaatgttcttaattttttctacATCACCCTTAGCTGCATTTAACTCGTCAGTCATTTCTCCAAAGGTGtcgatatttatttgatcatAGGGTATTGTCTTACCCTTACATCGCCCATCTCGGTCGgttgttatttgaatttggCGCGCTTTTTCTGCGATAATAGGATTATcttttatcatattcattACCTCTTCTGAGCTCAGCGGTTTGGTACAGTCTGCGAATTCCGTAAATGGTTGACCTGACATTACTTCGTATTCAGACTTTACATCGCCCGGTGCAGATGCAGCAATGTATGGTTTATTCTGATTGGCACATTCCGTCAAAGGTTTCAATTCATTCTCAATTACATTATCGATAACTTCTTGAGGAAATTTAGCATCTTTGAAAAACTCCTTTAATTCACGTCGTTTAGCTTCTATGTAGGCAGGATCAGTTTTACAAAATTCAGTAGAACTCATATTTGattgaaatcaaatataacattcaaataagCGAATTAAGAGGAGCATGAGAAATCATCTATTGGTTACTAGGCGTTGCTAGCGGaaaattcttttttgtttaatcgTTACTATTTTCGAATTTTGAAATCCGATATTTCATTTAACGCAATATtcgtcaaataaaatttatatttaaaaaatatgatagaaCCATAAAACACTCTGCAtaacaataaacttttttgtCACGTTTGTTTTTTACATGGATGTAATGAATTTTACAAGAATAATGTTCAAAGCtcgtaaagaaaatacatCAATAATATAAGCACATTcgatatttacttttaaacttgcatcaaaatgtttataataaattggtttaaattaattaataggaTGCTATATTGTACAActagtattgtattatattatcggtGACTAAACAATTACATCCTAAATAAACGTTCCGTCTTaggattttatacataaatgctTCTGCTGCTATGAGCTGTCAGCTGTCATTGTCCGTTGAGACGGCTACCGATTGTCGTATTATCGTAATTCTTTCTTGTTTTGATTTTGCatcatttcaattttcaaatcatatttcacaaatcatttatatttgaatgatatttCCTTTAAGACTCGTGTGGCctgcattttttaatatatctatataacaaaaacaatgacTGTAtcgttttaaaacataattcttCATGGTATTTCCTCAAGAATTCATCTCACTACATCAAAATCTACCTACAATGACTGACGAGAGAAATTTTCGTTCGTCGTACTATGAAAAAGTCGGCTGCCGCGGTGTAGAAGAGAAGAAATCATTGGAAATTCTCATGAAAGAAAAGCCATGGGATAGAGTGAAGTTAAAACAGTTTTGTCTTAGATTTACAGTGCCGGCTGCTTATCGTAATTTAGTGTGGAAAGTATTATTAGGTAATTgaatctatttaatttgtattacattACACAACAAgctaaatttgttaaaaaaaattatttcttttcttataaataatattatactcaaCCTGAATGAAATTggatctatttataataaaaaatttgacaCATTCAATCTCTTACCATTACATCgctattattatgaaattatttactgaaaaatatttttttatttatataagggtAATTTTGCtgtgtaaatatatcataatacatCTTTACAGATATCCTTCCTGTATATCCTGATTCCCACCAATTTGTCATGGAAATGCGCACAGATCAATACAATGATCTGCTGTATGCCGTGCAGAAGATGGAGCTAGCTGATATGTCAGGCCCTAGGAGTCAGATACTGCTGGCTATGTGGTTACTGGAGCTAGAGGACAGGAAACCACCTATATTCCCAGAGAGCAACTGttcagtatgtttttttttatatcgtagacggcaatggagctggtgggtcgcctgatggtaagcactacccctgcccatgaacatttggagaggtgtaaggccgattgcctcttcaaatggattgctgactgcaaattggaaaggaattaggaaaggattgaagagaggAATATATGAAGGAACTGGGAAGGGTTgggaagaggatatgggcctctggctccccaACTCACTGAACGAAACAGCAGTATTccatttcacgccggtctactgtgggggtgtggtacttccccggtgcaagctggcccaattcgtgccgaagcatgcttgACTGCCACATACAAAACCCATGTTATAGCAGTGTccaattttctattattcttatatttatttgtagtgCCTTTTAACTTGACAATTTTCTATGAGTACATGTTTTAACTCAACAAACTAATTTAATGGTTAAGCACCCACTATTGCTCATAAGAGTGTGGATCCAACCCTGCCCTGTGAAAATATTGctaaataaaacagaacattaattttatacttatcaTAATCTTTTTCAGTCAGCCGACACATTCATACCAATTGCGAACACACTACTAGAGTTGTATGACAATGAGGTGGATGTGTACTGGCTTACAAAACGACTGAGTGAGATAGTAAAAAACATGCAGAAGGACCTGGGCAAACTTAGGGAGGCCTTCCAAAACATGCTTGAGAAGGAAGACGCGGAGTTGTATAAGTAAGTTATatcatatgatatatattatgggtattattaaatgtataaaaaatgggaaaaaaattacaaatacatgaaaaaacaatgttatcatttgttaagatttatttaaaaaaactttcacggaacaatttatatataatcagtcaatattatattatttatttaaccacatgttatatttttcagtcACTTAATTGAGATAAAAGCATTGGACAAGTTACCACTCACAAGATGGTTCAACTGCTGCTTTGCTGGAGTTCTGGATGATACATCGCTCACtaagtatgtatttaatacaagCTTTTTGCATGTGGCTTTGCTCACAaagtcaaagaaaattcctacaaaaaaaaagaagccTATGTTACTCTTTATCGTCGTAACTAGCTGCAAATACACTCaaacagaaaattttatgataaaatcgCTCCTTTGCGACCTCTAATACAAACCAGCATTCTTAGCTTTTCTCAAACAattatgtgaatttttttgaaaacctCTATATAGAACAGTACCTTTCTTTTTTCAGAATTTGGGATAAAGTTTGCAGCGGTGCACCCAAGATACTGTCGTTTGTCGCCGTGATGTTAGTTGTCACCCTCAGGAGGAATATACTGAGATCCAAAACAGAGGAAGAGGTGATAAAATGCGTTTCAGAGGTGAGGCTAATTTAAGATCTGATATTAAGACACTTGACTAGATTCCCTGG
Protein-coding regions in this window:
- the LOC119837946 gene encoding TBC1 domain family member 7; this translates as MVFPQEFISLHQNLPTMTDERNFRSSYYEKVGCRGVEEKKSLEILMKEKPWDRVKLKQFCLRFTVPAAYRNLVWKVLLDILPVYPDSHQFVMEMRTDQYNDLLYAVQKMELADMSGPRSQILLAMWLLELEDRKPPIFPESNCSSADTFIPIANTLLELYDNEVDVYWLTKRLSEIVKNMQKDLGKLREAFQNMLEKEDAELYNHLIEIKALDKLPLTRWFNCCFAGVLDDTSLTKIWDKVCSGAPKILSFVAVMLVVTLRRNILRSKTEEEVIKCVSEIPEQCEEVVANKAIELWQYYAQPQNDQLAKK